In the Leptotrichia sp. oral taxon 847 genome, one interval contains:
- a CDS encoding SIMPL domain-containing protein yields the protein MKKILVVLFALLSLNIFSANEDNVKKISVTGNAQREIMPDMATLSFQIKDKDKTLSAASSKVKQKLEKFKKDLRAQNIEISNIETVSLSDRKIKDKNYSDNKSVSSYSGQMSIFVKNVDFEKLGELIELNNGDKFQSVKKDEKENVYEIKLKESDKTLNGTLNKLFSKLDILRSKLKAINATKNNVFFGDYEIKENAKNYKETEVYEVTHNLKVTTKNLKDLNAIITLADTDGLNIAGSIKFDLSNRNEIESQMYSDAYNEARQKAESILKSSNLKVGDVIVVSEDVDFQQKMIDRIDSQWEVKTQANDLTEERNSSGMQIRGGYDFNRGYRDYKVGKTRVDYTPKPLKIEQNISVMYEMQKK from the coding sequence ATGAAAAAAATATTAGTGGTACTTTTTGCATTATTAAGTCTAAATATTTTTTCTGCAAATGAAGATAATGTAAAAAAAATAAGCGTGACGGGAAATGCACAAAGAGAAATCATGCCAGATATGGCAACTTTGAGCTTTCAAATTAAGGACAAGGACAAAACTTTGAGTGCGGCGTCTTCCAAAGTGAAGCAAAAACTGGAAAAATTTAAAAAGGATTTGAGAGCGCAAAATATTGAGATTAGTAATATTGAAACAGTTTCTCTCTCAGATAGAAAAATTAAAGATAAAAATTATTCAGACAATAAAAGTGTGTCTTCATATTCTGGTCAAATGAGTATTTTTGTAAAAAATGTAGATTTTGAAAAGCTGGGAGAACTCATTGAACTAAATAACGGAGATAAATTTCAAAGCGTGAAAAAGGATGAGAAAGAAAATGTTTACGAAATTAAGTTAAAAGAAAGCGATAAGACATTAAATGGCACTTTGAATAAATTATTTTCAAAACTGGATATTTTGAGAAGTAAACTAAAAGCAATAAATGCAACAAAAAATAATGTTTTTTTTGGAGATTATGAAATTAAAGAAAATGCCAAAAATTATAAAGAAACGGAAGTTTATGAAGTAACTCACAATTTAAAAGTTACAACAAAAAATTTAAAAGATTTGAATGCGATAATAACTTTGGCGGACACCGATGGCCTTAATATAGCAGGTTCGATAAAATTTGACTTGTCCAACAGAAATGAAATCGAGTCGCAGATGTACAGTGATGCCTATAATGAAGCAAGACAAAAGGCAGAAAGTATCTTAAAGTCAAGTAATTTAAAAGTTGGAGATGTGATTGTCGTAAGTGAAGATGTGGACTTTCAGCAAAAAATGATAGATAGGATTGACAGCCAATGGGAAGTGAAAACACAAGCTAATGATTTAACAGAAGAAAGAAATTCTTCAGGAATGCAGATAAGAGGTGGGTATGATTTTAATAGAGGCTATAGAGACTATAAAGTTGGGAAAACAAGAGTTGACTACACTCCAAAACCTTTAAAAATAGAGCAAAATATATCTGTGATGTATGAGATGCAAAAAAAATAA